Genomic window (Saccharothrix australiensis):
CGCAGGCGCAACTGGTCGGTGCTCACGCCGTCCACAATGCCCCAAGGCCGGGTCCGCGGTGACACGAACCCGGCCTCGGCGGTGGTCTACGGGTGGACGTACGGTGGCGTGAATATCTCCTTGGCGGAGACCCCACCGGGGGCGTCGGCGCTCGCGGGCGCGGCCAGGACGGCGCCGAGACCGGCGCCGAGACCGGCGCAGAGGGCCGCCACGGCGAAGATCCTGCGGATCGCGTTCACAACCATCGTCAAGCTCCGTTTCGATTGGTAGCGGCGTGGGCGGTGGGCGACGACCGTGGTCGCCTGCGCGGTCGGCGGGCCCGCGCGGGGTTCGGCGCTCGGCACGCCGGCGGCGCGGCGGACCGCCGACCCGTCCCGCGGCGTAGACCGGTCCGCGGGGCACGGTGGTGTGAACCCGCTCCGCGCCCGGCCGCGGCGCGCGGCGGTCGGGCGCGGTCCTCGGGACCCGCGTCGCCGCGCGGGCCCGGCGGTGCCCGCGCGTTGCGCCGATCGCTCGTGCCCGTGCCCTCCGTTCACCCGCATCGCACTACCGCCGCTCGCCAGGGGACGCAGGGAGGAGCGTCCGAGCGGAGCATGGCACAGAGGTGTCATCCGGCTCATCACCCAGTTCTGTCGCAGCAGGATGGGTAAAACCCCCAAGCGGGGCGCTCCGGTTGTCGTGAACATCCCACCATTGCCGGCAACGAGCGGAACGGCTTCGCGGTTACCCCGCGAAGCCGCCGTCCCACCCTCCGGACTCGTCGACGAGGTCCATCCACCAGACGGCCGCGCCCGCCCGGTCCCGGACGCCCAACGTCCGGTAGATCCGCTGGAGGTGGTTCTGCACCGTTTTGGGCGAGAGGCCCAGTTCCTCCGCGATGGCGCCGGTGCTCGCGCCGCCCGCGATCCGCCGCAGGACCTCGATGCCGCGCTTGGTCAAGCCCGCCGCCAGCGCCCGCGCGATCCGCCGGTTGACCTGCTCGGCGGTCGAGGTGGCGCGCAGCGGCTCCGGGCGGCGCACGCGCACGACGGTGTTCTCCCGGCGCGGCTCGAACCGGTGGTGCGCCAGCTGTTCCACGAGCCGCGCGGACAGGTCGTGCTCGCGCATCCGCAGCAGGTCGCGGCCTTCCTGGAGTTCCCACAGCCGGTACTGCTCCAGCTGCGCGCGGGCGTGCCGCAGCGCCGGTTCCAGCCGCCCGGCCCGCTCGTGCGCGACGCTCAGCGCGCCGTGCGCCCGCACGGCGACCTCCCGCGCCAGGCAACCCATCGCCAGCTCGGCGGCCTGCGTGAGCTGCCGCACCTGGTCGTCGAACCGGCCGCGCGCGCCGTTCACGCGGGCCCGCGCCATGAGCAGCTCGGCCCGCAGCACCGGCCGGTCCCGGCCGGCCAGCAGCTGGTCGGCCCGCTGGCACGAGCGCAGCGCGCGGTCCAACTCGCCGAGGTCCAGCCGCACGTGCGCGAGCAGGAGGTTCAACCGGGCCAGCCGGACCGGCTCGTCGAGGCTCTTCCACTTGTCGCGCACCTGCGCGCACAGCGCTTCCGCCCGCCGGAGCTTGCGCAGGCACGGCTCGCCGTCCGGGCTGCACCGCGTCGCGGCCGACCGGATCATGCAGTGCTCGTGGTACTGCGTGCGCATGAGGTTGGCCTGCTCGAACAGGATCGAGCCGATCAGCTCGTGGTCGCCGGTCAGCTCGGCCAGCCCGAGCGCGCGCGACAGCGAGTGCAGCGACCGCTCCCGCGAGTCCAGCCGCAGCTCCACCACGGCCTGCGAGAAGCTGCACCACGCCTGGAGCAGCACGTGCCGGTTCGCGGAGGCGATCTGCTGCACGCGGTCGATGGTGTCCAGCGCGCCGGGCAGCAACCCGCGCTTGCCCAGCGCCACGGACTGGGCCAGCACGCTCTGCGCCACGCCTTCCGCGTCGTCCAGCCAGGAGAACGCCGCGACGGCCTTCTCGGCGAACTCCAGCGCGTCACCGGGGCGGCCCTCGTCCAGTGCCATCCGCGCCTCACGCAGGTTCGTGACCGCGTTGGCGCGTGGATCGGCCGTTCGCTGCACGGGAATGGTCATCAGCCCCCCGACGCGAAGGATACTCACCGCAGTTCCCGTTTGAGGACCTTTCCCGTGGCATTGCGCGGCAAGGCGTCGAGGAACACCACCTCGCGCGGCACGGCGAACCTCGCCAGGTTCCGCCGGACGTGGTCGAGCACGGCGCCCTCGTCCAGCGCGCCGGGCTCCTCGGGCACCACGTAGGCGACCAACCGCCGGCCGAACCGCTCGTCCGGCACGCCCACCACGGCCACCTCCCGCACCCCGGCGAGACCCGCCAGCAGGTCCTCGACCTCGCGCGGGTGGACGTTCTCGCCGCCCGACACGACCATCTCGTCGTCCCGCCCGACGACGAACAGCAGCCCGTCGGCGTCCCGGTACCCCACGTCGCCGGTCGACATCAGCCCGTCGACGACCTCCTTGCCGCCGCCGTCGGTGTAGCCGTCGAACAGCATGTCGTTCGCGACGAAGATCCGACCCGGCACACCCGCCGGCACCGGACGCCCACGCTCGTCCAGGATCGCGACCCGCGTGCCGCGCGGCGGCGTCCCGGCGGTGCCCGGGTGGCGGGCCAACTCGTCCGGCCCGGCGACGCTGACCCACGAGACCTCGGTCGAGCCGTAGAGGTTGTGCAGCACGGGCCCGAACTCCTCGAAGCAGCGCCGCACCACCGGGACCGGCAGCGCCGAACCACTGGAAGCGATCACCCTCAGATCGGGCAGCGCCACCCGGCCGCCCACCTCCAACACCCGTTGCAGCATCACGGGAACCACGAACAACGCCGCGCTGCGGTGCCGCGCCGCGTCGGCCACCACCGCGGCGGGGTCGAACTCGCGCCGCAGCACGAACGTGGCGCCCAGCACCAGGCCGAGCTGGAGCGCGGCCAGGCCCCACGTGTGGAACAGCGGAGCGGGCACCGACAACCGGTCACCGGCGCGCAGCGGTATCCGCGACAACAACGCCGCCGCCGGCGCGAGACCGGTCGGCTCGGGCCGGCGCGCGCCCTTGGGCGCACCGGTGGTCCCCGACGTGAGCACGATCATCCGTCCGCGCGGCGGCCGTCCGGGCAGCGGCGTGGCGGGCGCGGCGGCGATCAGCCCCTCCAGCGTCCGGCTCCTGGTCGTGCCGTCCAGCCACGCCACGACGCGCCGCACCTTGCGCGGCGCGCGCACCAGCAGGTGGCGGAACTCCGCGTCCGCGACGACGACCGAGACGTCCTGCTCGCGCAGCACAACCCCGACCTGCACCGCGCTCAGCCCCGTGTTGAGCAGCACCGCGTGCGCCCCGATCTTCACGCACGCGGTGACGGTCTCCACGAATCCACGGTGGTTGCGGCACAACACGGCCACCTTCCCACCCGCGCCGACACCGAGGTCCAGCAGCGCGTGTGCGAGCCGCGTGGTCCGCTCGTCGACCTCCCGGTAGGTGGTCGTGCCGGAGTCGTCGACGATCGCCGGCCGATCCGGGTGCCGCACCGCACCGACCGCGAACCCCAACGCGACCGTGACACCCCACCTGAGATACGCGTCCAGCACACCGAACAACCGACTCGGCCTCATCGGCCGTACAACGCCGGCCCCGACCAACACCACCACCGCGCGCAACGCGCCAACCAGCGACCGCCCGCTGAAACCCGCCGCGAAGTAGGTACCCACACCCCGATACTGACACTACCTACCCACGAGTAGGAAGAGGTACCGCGCCCAAGCCACGCGCCCGGCGCACACCTGACCCGAGCGTGTCATCCCCGTATGGCCTGCCCGCAGGGGACCACGCTTGTCATGGCAGGTCAAGCACGCCCTTCGCTTGACCTGCCATGACAAGCGTGGTGGTCTTTGACCAGGCCATACGGGGATGACACGCTCAGCACTGCTTCAAGCGAAGCTTGGAGCAGTGCCCCATCCTCGGTGGCCGGCCCGTCCGGCGAGGACGCTTTTCACGCTTTTGATCTTCGACCCGACCCCGCACCGCACCACTCCGCCACCCCGGGGGCGGCGGAAGATCAGCTCTCCGGCACGCCGGAAGCGTCCACCACCGCGTCCCGCAGAGCCGCCCGCAGCCGCCCCACCTCCAGCGGCGTCAACACGGCGGCCTCACCCGGCGGCACGGTCACCACGACGTGCCCCTGGCTGACGAAGACCGTCATGTCCCGGCGACGGGACGCGATGTCGCGGCAGGAGACCTGCCACTCCTTGCCTGTACCCACGGCCCCGAACCTCCAACTGTCTCGTCACGGGTGCTCGGACCAATCCGGGCGCTCGCGGGATGAGACGCACGCGGGTTGGTGCCATGACGGGGAAATCCCGACGGCGACCGTGCCGAGCTGCCGACAGCGTCGCATGCAGTCACCACTTCAGTCACCTGTGCGGGTGAAAAATGGCTGAACCGCAACGGATCGTGATAATCGGATCGCACCTTGCCGGGCCTCCGCCGGCGGCTGCGTTGGGTGTGCACAAGCCCGATATCTGCGGAACCACTGAGCTGAGACTCGGTGTCGAGGTCGTCGAAGTCCTCGAAATGCGCACCAACGAGCGAATGGTCGTCGCCTCGGACGGCGCAACGCATTCGTACGATCGGTTGGTTCTCGCGACCGGCCTGACGCGACCCGCACGCACGCGACCCGCAGGCACGCCACCTACAGGCAGGAGCCGCTGCCCGGCCGGTGGTCGGCCACGATCAGCCGCTCCAGCAGCGCCCGCAGGCAGTGCGCCTCGGCCGGCTCCAAGCCGGCGGTGAAGTCGTTCTCCACCTCGACCTGGAGCTCCTCCACCTCGGCCTGGACGGTGCGCCCCCGCTCGGTGATCACGGGCACGCGCACGCGCCGGTCGGTGGGGTCGGGCTCGCGCACGACCAACCCGGCCCGCTCCAGCCGGTCCAGCTCGGCCGTCAGCGTCGTCTTGTCCAGCCCCAGCGCCTGGCCGAGGGCGAGCTGGGTGCGCCGGTACTCCTCGCTGGCCAGCGCCGAGAGCACGAGCTGGCCGCGGGTGGTGATGCCGTGGCGCGCCGCCGCGTCCTGCGCGACCGAACCGAGCTTGTGCGCCGCGCGGTGCAGCAGCCAGTTCAAGCCGGCCCGGCTGACGCAGCCGGGATCGACGGGCGCGTTCATGGCGCCGATCATACGCCCCCACCGGTAACTTCTCGCCGGAGAATATCTTGACCCGGAACGCTAAGACCAATACCTTCCGATTCAAGAACATCCGGAAGGGGAACAGTGCTGCTCCTCGCGGACCGGGAGGACCGGCATTGGTGCACTCGCCCACCAGCGCGTGACGGGCTCCACCCCGGAGGCCCTCGGAGGCCCCGCCCCCGCGCGGTGCGCGGAGCACCCGCCCACGGCCGCTAACCTGTCGCGTGGAGGGGAGGCCACGTGACGCGACTGCTGATGGTCCTGGCGTTGATCGCCGGGTTCGTCGTCGTCGGTCCCGCCTCACCGCAGCACGTCGACCTCGCGGCGGTCAGCGCCACGGTCGACGCCGCCCATTTGCCGGGTGCGGCCACCCGGGTGATGGTCCACCCCGTGCAGCAGCAGGGGCACCTCGGCAAACCACTGGACGGCGTGCAGCCGCCCGTCCACGTCGCCCCCGTGCCCGAGCCGCACGCCGACGTCGTCGACCCGACTCACCGCACCCCCGAGCGCACCGGCCAGGCGCCGCTCGGCGAACGCGCGCCACCCGCGGACCTCCGGTAGCCGTACCCCTTCACCCCGACCCCGGAGGTCATTCGCCATGCCGCGCCCACCCGCGCGGCGAGAGCTCCTCGTCCGAGGGCTGCTGTCCCTCGGCGTGCTCGCCGCGTCCGCGTTCGTCCTGCTCACCAGCCAACCGCGCCTCGGTCTCGACCTGCGCGGCGGCACCCAGATCGTGCTGGAAACCCCGTCCGAGGCCACGTCCGACAACACCGACCGCGCGATGGAGGTGCTGCGCCGCCGGGTGGACGAACTCGGCGTCGCCGAACCCGTCCTGGCCCGCTCCGGCGACCACCGCATCGTGGTGGAGCTGCCGGGCGTGCAGGACCCCGCCGAAGCCATCGAGGTGCTCGGCCGCACCGCCCAGCTCGCCGTGCAACCCGTCACCGGACCGGGTGACAAACCCACCACGGACGGGGATTCCGTCGGACTGGGCCCGGTCGTGCTCACCGGTGAGGGCGTCAAGGGCGCGCAGGCCGCGCCCAACCAGGCCGGCGTCGGCTGGCAGGTCACCGTCGAGTTCCAGGGCGACGCGCCGGCCACCTGGCAGCGGGTGACCGGCGAGGCCGCGTGCGCCGCGCCCGGCGACCCGCGGCGGCGGGTGGCGTTCGTGCTGGACGGCAGGATCGTGTCCGCGCCGCAGGTCGACCCGTCCGTGCCGTGCCGGACCGGGATGATCGGCACCAGCACGCAGATCACCGGCAAGTTCGCCAAGGAGGAGGCCGAGGAGCTGGCCCTGGTGATCCGGTCCGGCGCGCTGCCGGTGCCGGTGGAGGTCGTCGAGCAGCGGACCGTCGGGCCGACGCTCGGCGCGGAGGCCATCGAGGCGAGCAGCCGGGCCGCGATCATCGGCATCGCGCTGACCGGCCTGTTCCTGATCTTCGTCTACCGGGTCGCCGGCTTGATCGCGGTGCTCGCGCTGGCCGGGTACGCGGCCCTCGCGTACGCGGCGCTGCTGGCGATCGGGGCGACGCTGACCCTGCCCGGCCTCGCCGGGTTCGTGCTGGCGATCGGCATGGCCGTGGACGCGAACGTGCTCGTCTTCGAGCGCGCCCGTGAGGAGTACGCGCGGCGCAAACGTTTGTCCCGCTCGGTCGAGCAGGGTTTCCGGGGCGCGCTCAGCGCGGTCGCGGACTCGAACGTGACCACGCTCCTCGCGGCCGGGCTGCTGTTCTGGCTCGCCACCGGCCCGGTCAAGGGCTTCGGCGTCACGCTGTCGATCGGTGTGCTGGCGTCGCTGTTCAGCGCCTTGGTGCTCAGCCGCGTCCTGTTGCAGCTGGCCGTGCCGCTGCTGGACCGCCGTCCGAAGTGGAGCGGCCTGCACGACCTCGGCCGGGTGCGGACGTGGCTCACCGGCCGCGGGTTCCGGCTGTTCCAGCGGCCGCGCAGGTGGCTCCTCACCGCCGCGGTCGTGCTGCTGGTCGCGCTCTCCGGGCTGTTCGTGCGCGGCCTGGAGCTCGGCGTCGAGTTCACCGGCGGCCGGATGATCGACTACACGGCGTCCTCGGTGGACGCGGGCAAGGTGCGCGCCGAGCTGGCCGCGGAGGGGTTCGCCGACGCCGTCGTGGCGACCTCGGGCGACACCGGGGTGTCCGTGCGCACCGGCCCGATCGACGAGGCCGCGTCGGCCAGGCTCGGCGCGGCCGTCGACCGGGCGACCGGCGGCGCGGAGCAGGTCAGCAACGAGCTGATCGGACCCAGCCTCGGGTCCGAGCTGCGGCGCAACGCGCTGATCGCGCTGGCCATCGCCGTCGCCGCGCAGCTCGCGTACCTGGCGATCCGCTTCGACTGGCGGCTGGGCCTCGCGACCGTGGCGGCGCTGGTGTCCGACGTCGTGGTGCTCGTCGGCGTGTTCGCGTGGCTGGGCAAGACCGCCGACGGCGTGTTCCTGGCGGCGCTGCTCACCGTCATCGGCTACTCGGTCAACGACTCGGTGGTGGTGTTCGACCGGGTGCGGGAGCTGCGGCGGGCGCGGCGCGGCGAACCGTTCGGCGGCGTCGTCAGCACGGCGGTTCTGCAGACCGTGCCGAGGACCGTCAACACGGGTATCGGCGTCCTGTTCGTGCTGGCCGCGCTGCTGGTGCTGGGTGACGGGTCGCTCGCCGACTTCGCCACCGCGCTGCTGATCGGTGTCGTCGCAGGTACCGTCTCGACCGTCCTGACCGCGGCACCGGTGGCGATCACCTTGGAGGGTCGACGATGAACACGGGGCACACGCTGCTGGCGGTCGGCGGGGCTTTCCTCGCGGCCGGGATCGTCGGTCGGGCCGGTGTCCGGATAGGACTGCCGACCATCCCGCTGTTCATGCTGGCGGGCATCCTCCTCGGGCCGCACACGCCGGGGCTGTCCCTCGTGGACGATCCCGCCGAGCTGGGCGTGCTGGCCGAGCTGGGCCTGGTGTTCCTGCTGTTCTACCTGGGGCTGGAGTTCTCGATCGAGGACCTGGTGGCCGGCGGGCGCAAGCTCGCGCTCGCCGGCACCGGGTACCTGGTGCTCAACATCGGCGGCGGGCTCGCGTTCGGGTTCCTGCTCGACTGGGGCACCCGCGAGGCGCTGGTGATCGCGGGCGCGATCGGCATCTCGTCGTCCGCGATCGTCACGAAGCTGCTGGTCGAGGCGAAGCGGATGCGCAACCCGGAGTCACGGCTGGTGATGGGCATCATCGTCATCGAGGACGTGTTCCTCGCCCTGTACCTGGCGATCCTCCAACCGGTGCTCGGCGGCACGTCCGGGGTCCAGGCGCTGCTGGACTTCGGGAAGGCGTTCCTGTTCCTGGTGGTGCTGGCGGCCGTCGCCCGCTGGGGCGGCCGGGTGGTGACCCGGATGTTCACCTCGGCCGACGACGAGCTGCTGGTGGTGTGCTTCGTGGGCGCGGCGGTCACCGGCGCGGCCGTCGCGCACGAGCTGGGCGTGTCCGACGCGATCGGGGCGTTCATGGTCGGCGCGGTGATCGGCGGCTCCGGCGTCGCGCCGCGGGTGCACAAGCTCGTGCTGCCGCTGCGGGACGCGTTCGGGGCGCTGTTCTTCTTCATCTTCGGGCTGAGCATCGACCCGAACGCGGTCGGCGGTGTCGTCGTGCCCGTGCTGGTGGCCGCGGTGGTGACGATCGGGCTCAACCTGGGCGCCGGGCTGTACGCGGCGAAGCTGCACTCGTTCGACCGGCAGCAGGCCGTGGACATCGGGCTGACCGTGCTCACGCGGGGCGAGTTCTCGCTGGTGCTGGCGTCGATGGCGGTGGCGGCGGGACTGGACTCGCGGGTCGCGCCGTTCGTCGCGGGGTACGTGCTGCTGCTGGCGGTGATCGGGCCGTTGGCCGTGCTGCGGTCGGACAAGCTGACGTGGCTGCTGCCGAATCGGCTGTTCAAGTAGGGGAGGAGCAGCCACCGCCCGGCCGCGTGCTTGCGGCGGCGGCCGGGCGGGGTCGAGCATGGCCCGGACGTGACGGGCGCAGCGGACGGTGGGACGGATGACGGGATTCGCCGGGTACCAGAACGAGCTCTACCTGCAGGGCCTGGCGGGCACCGTGCCGCCGTTCACCACCGATCCCGAGCGCCTGGAGGAGTCCGCCCGTGAACGGCTCGGGCCGGGGCCGTTCTGGTACGTCGCGGGCGCCGCCGGGACGGGTGCGACGGCGCGGGCCAACCGGGAGGCGTTCGACGCCTGGCGGATCGTGCCGCGGATGCTCACCGACGCCACCGAGCGCCACCTCGGGGTGTCCGTGCTGGGTACGGAGCTGCCCGCGCCCGTCCTGCTCGCACCGGTCGGGGTGCAGGCGATCCTGCACCCCGACGGTGAGCTGGCGACGGCGCGGGCCGCCGCCGACCTCGGGGTGCCGTTCGTGCTGTCGACCGCCGCGTCGCACACGATCGAGGACGTCGCCGCGGCGGCCGGCGACGCGGCCCGGTGGTTCCAGCTGTACTGGCCGAACGACCCGGACGTGTGCGCGAGCATCCTCGGCCGCGCGCGGGCGGCCGGGTACCGGGTGCTCGTCGTCACGCTCGACACGTGGACGCTCGCGTGGCGGCCCCGCGACCTGGACCAGGGCTACCTGCCGTTCCTGCGCGGCGTCGGCACCGCGATCCCGTTCTCCGACCCGGCGTTCCGCGCGGGCCTCGCGGTCGCGCCCGAGGACGACCTGCCGATGGCGATCCTGCGGTGGGTGCACATGTTCACCGGCACCGACAAGTCGTGGGACCGGCTCGGGTTCCTGCGCGAGCACTGGGACGGTCCGATCGTGCTCAAGGGCATCCAGCACGTCGACGACGCGCGCAAGGCCGTCG
Coding sequences:
- a CDS encoding helix-turn-helix transcriptional regulator, with the protein product MTIPVQRTADPRANAVTNLREARMALDEGRPGDALEFAEKAVAAFSWLDDAEGVAQSVLAQSVALGKRGLLPGALDTIDRVQQIASANRHVLLQAWCSFSQAVVELRLDSRERSLHSLSRALGLAELTGDHELIGSILFEQANLMRTQYHEHCMIRSAATRCSPDGEPCLRKLRRAEALCAQVRDKWKSLDEPVRLARLNLLLAHVRLDLGELDRALRSCQRADQLLAGRDRPVLRAELLMARARVNGARGRFDDQVRQLTQAAELAMGCLAREVAVRAHGALSVAHERAGRLEPALRHARAQLEQYRLWELQEGRDLLRMREHDLSARLVEQLAHHRFEPRRENTVVRVRRPEPLRATSTAEQVNRRIARALAAGLTKRGIEVLRRIAGGASTGAIAEELGLSPKTVQNHLQRIYRTLGVRDRAGAAVWWMDLVDESGGWDGGFAG
- a CDS encoding AMP-binding protein, whose translation is MGTYFAAGFSGRSLVGALRAVVVLVGAGVVRPMRPSRLFGVLDAYLRWGVTVALGFAVGAVRHPDRPAIVDDSGTTTYREVDERTTRLAHALLDLGVGAGGKVAVLCRNHRGFVETVTACVKIGAHAVLLNTGLSAVQVGVVLREQDVSVVVADAEFRHLLVRAPRKVRRVVAWLDGTTRSRTLEGLIAAAPATPLPGRPPRGRMIVLTSGTTGAPKGARRPEPTGLAPAAALLSRIPLRAGDRLSVPAPLFHTWGLAALQLGLVLGATFVLRREFDPAAVVADAARHRSAALFVVPVMLQRVLEVGGRVALPDLRVIASSGSALPVPVVRRCFEEFGPVLHNLYGSTEVSWVSVAGPDELARHPGTAGTPPRGTRVAILDERGRPVPAGVPGRIFVANDMLFDGYTDGGGKEVVDGLMSTGDVGYRDADGLLFVVGRDDEMVVSGGENVHPREVEDLLAGLAGVREVAVVGVPDERFGRRLVAYVVPEEPGALDEGAVLDHVRRNLARFAVPREVVFLDALPRNATGKVLKRELR
- a CDS encoding MarR family winged helix-turn-helix transcriptional regulator — its product is MNAPVDPGCVSRAGLNWLLHRAAHKLGSVAQDAAARHGITTRGQLVLSALASEEYRRTQLALGQALGLDKTTLTAELDRLERAGLVVREPDPTDRRVRVPVITERGRTVQAEVEELQVEVENDFTAGLEPAEAHCLRALLERLIVADHRPGSGSCL
- the secD gene encoding protein translocase subunit SecD; this encodes MPRPPARRELLVRGLLSLGVLAASAFVLLTSQPRLGLDLRGGTQIVLETPSEATSDNTDRAMEVLRRRVDELGVAEPVLARSGDHRIVVELPGVQDPAEAIEVLGRTAQLAVQPVTGPGDKPTTDGDSVGLGPVVLTGEGVKGAQAAPNQAGVGWQVTVEFQGDAPATWQRVTGEAACAAPGDPRRRVAFVLDGRIVSAPQVDPSVPCRTGMIGTSTQITGKFAKEEAEELALVIRSGALPVPVEVVEQRTVGPTLGAEAIEASSRAAIIGIALTGLFLIFVYRVAGLIAVLALAGYAALAYAALLAIGATLTLPGLAGFVLAIGMAVDANVLVFERAREEYARRKRLSRSVEQGFRGALSAVADSNVTTLLAAGLLFWLATGPVKGFGVTLSIGVLASLFSALVLSRVLLQLAVPLLDRRPKWSGLHDLGRVRTWLTGRGFRLFQRPRRWLLTAAVVLLVALSGLFVRGLELGVEFTGGRMIDYTASSVDAGKVRAELAAEGFADAVVATSGDTGVSVRTGPIDEAASARLGAAVDRATGGAEQVSNELIGPSLGSELRRNALIALAIAVAAQLAYLAIRFDWRLGLATVAALVSDVVVLVGVFAWLGKTADGVFLAALLTVIGYSVNDSVVVFDRVRELRRARRGEPFGGVVSTAVLQTVPRTVNTGIGVLFVLAALLVLGDGSLADFATALLIGVVAGTVSTVLTAAPVAITLEGRR
- a CDS encoding cation:proton antiporter translates to MNTGHTLLAVGGAFLAAGIVGRAGVRIGLPTIPLFMLAGILLGPHTPGLSLVDDPAELGVLAELGLVFLLFYLGLEFSIEDLVAGGRKLALAGTGYLVLNIGGGLAFGFLLDWGTREALVIAGAIGISSSAIVTKLLVEAKRMRNPESRLVMGIIVIEDVFLALYLAILQPVLGGTSGVQALLDFGKAFLFLVVLAAVARWGGRVVTRMFTSADDELLVVCFVGAAVTGAAVAHELGVSDAIGAFMVGAVIGGSGVAPRVHKLVLPLRDAFGALFFFIFGLSIDPNAVGGVVVPVLVAAVVTIGLNLGAGLYAAKLHSFDRQQAVDIGLTVLTRGEFSLVLASMAVAAGLDSRVAPFVAGYVLLLAVIGPLAVLRSDKLTWLLPNRLFK
- a CDS encoding lactate 2-monooxygenase, with product MTGFAGYQNELYLQGLAGTVPPFTTDPERLEESARERLGPGPFWYVAGAAGTGATARANREAFDAWRIVPRMLTDATERHLGVSVLGTELPAPVLLAPVGVQAILHPDGELATARAAADLGVPFVLSTAASHTIEDVAAAAGDAARWFQLYWPNDPDVCASILGRARAAGYRVLVVTLDTWTLAWRPRDLDQGYLPFLRGVGTAIPFSDPAFRAGLAVAPEDDLPMAILRWVHMFTGTDKSWDRLGFLREHWDGPIVLKGIQHVDDARKAVDAGVQGIVVSNHGGRQVDGAVGSLDVLPGIADAVGERVEVLFDSGVRSGADVVKALALGARAVLVGRPFAYGLAHGGEVGVRHVLRCLLADFDLTLGLSGHRSPAELSREVLRPR